One window of the Burkholderia sp. FERM BP-3421 genome contains the following:
- a CDS encoding substrate-binding domain-containing protein — translation MLTKTLLPLRAAACALACGAAFASADAAAAPLRIGMTFQELNNPYFVTMQQALNDAAASLGAQVFVTDAHHDVGKQVSDVEDMLQKKIDILLVNPTDSAGIQGAITAAKKAGAVVVAVDANASGPVDAFVGSKNFDAGALSCDYLAKAIGGSGAVAILDGIPVVPILERVRGCKAALAKYPNVKLVATQNGRQERATALSVTENMIQANPALKGIFSVNDGGAMGALAAINVSGRDIKLTSVDGAPEAIAAIRKPDSKFIQTAAQFPRDQVRLALGIALARKWGAAVPKVVPVDVKSIDRSNAAGFSW, via the coding sequence CGCCGCGCCGCTGCGGATCGGCATGACGTTCCAGGAGCTGAACAACCCGTATTTCGTCACGATGCAGCAGGCGCTCAACGACGCCGCCGCGTCGCTCGGCGCGCAGGTGTTCGTGACCGACGCGCATCACGACGTCGGCAAGCAGGTCAGCGACGTCGAGGACATGCTGCAGAAGAAGATCGACATCCTGCTCGTCAACCCGACCGATTCGGCCGGCATCCAGGGCGCGATCACGGCGGCGAAGAAGGCCGGCGCGGTCGTGGTCGCGGTCGATGCGAATGCGAGCGGGCCGGTCGACGCGTTCGTCGGCTCGAAGAATTTCGACGCGGGCGCGCTGTCGTGCGACTACCTCGCGAAGGCGATCGGCGGCAGCGGCGCGGTCGCGATCCTCGACGGCATTCCCGTCGTGCCGATCCTCGAACGCGTGCGCGGCTGCAAGGCGGCGCTCGCGAAGTATCCGAACGTGAAGCTGGTCGCCACCCAGAACGGCCGCCAGGAACGCGCGACCGCGCTCTCGGTGACCGAGAACATGATCCAGGCCAACCCGGCGCTCAAGGGCATCTTCAGCGTCAACGACGGCGGCGCGATGGGCGCCCTCGCGGCGATCAACGTGTCGGGCAGGGACATCAAGCTCACGAGCGTCGACGGTGCGCCCGAAGCGATCGCGGCGATCCGCAAGCCCGATTCGAAGTTCATCCAGACCGCCGCGCAGTTTCCGCGCGACCAGGTGCGGCTCGCGCTCGGCATCGCGCTCGCGCGCAAGTGGGGCGCGGCCGTGCCGAAGGTCGTGCCGGTCGACGTGAAATCGATCGACCGCAGCAACGCGGCCGGCTTCAGCTGGTGA
- a CDS encoding sugar ABC transporter ATP-binding protein: MGRGRAEGRAGRREIDRPQQRGRLQLVSAVAAREAPAVAPLLKLSGVAKRFPGVQALQDIDLEIAPGEIHALLGENGAGKSTLMKILCGIHAPDAGAIVLYGAPRRFAHYRDAVAAGIGIVFQEFSLVPALDAVDNLFLGRETRTRLGLRDRARMRADAAQRFARLGVALDLDAPVGALSVAQQQFVEIGKALALDARLLILDEPTATLTPAEAGHLFAIMREQRARGVSMIFISHHLDEIFAVCDRITVLRDGRRVGMTAVADTDVGRLVEMMVGRRIEQSFPPKASPRAAAPGTAAPLALDVRALQLRRDAPVLRFALREGEILGFAGLVGSGRTEAALAVLGATRAHRKEIRLGGRAAALRDPADALAAGIGLLPESRKTEGLITRFSIRDNISLNNLGTYRAWRWLIDRRREADATAEIMRRVGVKAPSMHVAAGTLSGGNQQKVVIARWLNHHARILIFDEPTRGIDIGAKADIYHLMRALTARGYSILLISSELPEIVGLCDRVAVFRQGRIEALLEGDAITPHAVMTHATTAAQGDRHDPA, encoded by the coding sequence GTGGGGCGCGGCCGTGCCGAAGGTCGTGCCGGTCGACGTGAAATCGATCGACCGCAGCAACGCGGCCGGCTTCAGCTGGTGAGCGCCGTGGCCGCGCGCGAGGCCCCCGCCGTGGCGCCGCTGCTGAAGCTGTCCGGCGTCGCGAAGCGCTTTCCCGGCGTGCAGGCGCTGCAGGACATCGATCTCGAGATCGCCCCCGGCGAGATCCACGCGCTGCTCGGCGAGAACGGCGCGGGCAAGTCGACGCTGATGAAGATCCTGTGCGGCATCCATGCGCCCGACGCCGGTGCGATCGTCCTCTACGGCGCGCCGCGCCGCTTCGCGCACTATCGCGACGCGGTCGCGGCCGGCATCGGCATCGTGTTCCAGGAGTTCAGCCTGGTGCCCGCGCTCGACGCGGTCGACAACCTGTTCCTCGGCCGCGAGACGCGCACCCGGCTCGGCCTGCGCGACCGCGCCCGCATGCGCGCGGACGCCGCGCAGCGGTTCGCGCGGCTCGGCGTCGCGCTCGATCTCGACGCGCCGGTCGGCGCGCTGTCGGTCGCGCAGCAGCAGTTCGTGGAGATCGGCAAGGCGCTCGCGCTCGACGCGCGCCTCCTGATCCTCGACGAACCCACCGCGACGCTCACGCCGGCCGAGGCCGGTCACCTGTTCGCGATCATGCGCGAGCAGCGCGCGCGCGGCGTGTCGATGATCTTCATCTCGCACCACCTCGACGAGATCTTCGCGGTGTGCGACCGCATCACCGTGCTGCGCGACGGCCGCCGCGTCGGCATGACGGCCGTCGCCGACACCGACGTCGGCCGGCTCGTCGAGATGATGGTCGGCCGGCGCATCGAGCAGAGCTTCCCGCCGAAGGCGTCGCCGCGCGCCGCTGCGCCGGGTACCGCCGCGCCGCTCGCGCTCGACGTGCGCGCGCTGCAGTTGCGCCGCGACGCGCCGGTGCTGCGCTTCGCGCTGCGCGAAGGAGAGATCCTCGGCTTCGCGGGTCTCGTCGGCTCCGGGCGCACCGAGGCCGCGCTCGCGGTGCTCGGCGCAACGCGCGCGCACCGCAAGGAAATCCGCCTCGGCGGCCGCGCCGCCGCGCTGCGCGATCCCGCCGACGCGCTCGCGGCCGGCATCGGCCTGCTGCCGGAAAGCCGCAAGACCGAGGGGCTCATCACGCGCTTCTCGATCCGCGACAACATCTCGCTCAACAACCTCGGCACGTATCGCGCGTGGCGCTGGCTCATCGACCGCCGCCGCGAGGCGGACGCGACCGCCGAAATCATGCGGCGCGTCGGCGTGAAAGCGCCGTCGATGCACGTCGCCGCCGGCACGCTGTCGGGCGGCAACCAGCAGAAGGTCGTGATCGCCCGCTGGCTCAACCATCACGCGCGGATCCTGATCTTCGACGAACCCACGCGCGGCATCGACATCGGCGCGAAGGCCGACATCTACCACCTGATGCGCGCGCTCACCGCACGCGGCTATTCGATCCTGCTGATCTCGTCGGAACTCCCCGAGATCGTGGGCCTGTGCGACCGCGTCGCGGTGTTCCGCCAGGGCCGCATCGAAGCGCTGCTCGAAGGCGACGCCATCACCCCGCACGCCGTGATGACCCACGCGACCACGGCCGCACAAGGAGACAGGCATGACCCCGCGTAA
- a CDS encoding ABC transporter permease — protein MTPRNPSSATAPTAAAAAALAAPARLRARLRRSPVCYPLVGLIVVCVAMTLASDSFLSAANLENVLRQVSINAIIAVGMTCVILTGGIDLSVGSVMALSGTLAAGLIASGVNALAALGLGLAAGLGFGLANGLFVAFAGMPPIIVTLATMGIARGLALIYTGGYPIDGLPDWLGLLGSGKLAGLQAPVLIMLAVYALAWLALERMPFGRYVYAIGGNEQATRLSGVRVTRVKLIVYGLSGLTSALAGIVLSARLMSGQPNAGVGFELDAIAAVVMGGTSIAGGRGAILGTLIGALLLGVLNNGLNMVGVNPYVQNVIKGGIILLAIYISRERRP, from the coding sequence ATGACCCCGCGTAATCCCTCTTCCGCCACCGCCCCCACCGCCGCGGCCGCGGCCGCGCTCGCCGCACCCGCGCGCCTGCGGGCCCGGCTGCGCCGCTCGCCCGTCTGCTATCCGCTCGTCGGGCTCATCGTCGTCTGCGTGGCGATGACGCTCGCCAGCGACAGCTTCCTGTCCGCCGCCAACCTCGAGAACGTGCTGCGCCAGGTGTCGATCAACGCGATCATCGCGGTCGGCATGACCTGCGTGATCCTGACGGGCGGCATCGACCTGTCGGTCGGCTCGGTGATGGCGCTGTCGGGCACGCTCGCCGCCGGCCTGATCGCGAGCGGCGTGAACGCGCTCGCGGCGCTCGGCCTCGGGCTCGCGGCCGGCCTCGGCTTCGGCCTCGCGAACGGCCTGTTCGTCGCGTTCGCCGGCATGCCGCCCATCATCGTCACGCTCGCGACCATGGGCATCGCGCGCGGCCTCGCGCTGATCTATACCGGCGGCTACCCGATCGACGGCCTCCCCGACTGGCTCGGCCTCCTCGGCAGCGGCAAGCTCGCCGGCCTGCAGGCCCCCGTGCTGATCATGCTCGCGGTCTATGCGCTCGCCTGGCTCGCGCTCGAACGCATGCCGTTCGGCCGCTACGTGTATGCGATCGGCGGCAACGAGCAGGCGACCCGGCTGTCCGGCGTGCGCGTCACGCGCGTGAAGCTGATCGTCTACGGCCTGTCCGGCCTCACCTCGGCGCTCGCCGGCATCGTGCTCAGCGCCCGCCTGATGAGCGGCCAGCCGAATGCGGGCGTCGGCTTCGAACTCGATGCGATCGCCGCCGTCGTGATGGGCGGCACCTCGATCGCGGGCGGCCGCGGCGCGATCCTCGGCACGCTGATCGGCGCACTGCTGCTCGGCGTGCTCAACAACGGCCTCAACATGGTCGGCGTCAATCCCTACGTGCAGAACGTGATCAAGGGCGGAATCATCCTGCTCGCGATCTACATCAGCCGCGAACGCCGCCCCTGA
- a CDS encoding alcohol dehydrogenase catalytic domain-containing protein gives MTEPTPPSMTAIVCHAPEDYRVERVARPRAGPNELVIRIAACGICASDCKCHAGAKMFWGGPSPWVKAPVIPGHEFFGYVDELGEGAAAHFGVRAGERVIAEQIVPCGACRYCRGGQYWMCEVHHIFGFQRGVADGGMAEYMRIPATARVHRIPDGISIEDAAIIEPLACAIHTVNRGEIQLDDVVVIAGAGPLGLMMTQVARLRTPRRLVVIDLVDERLALARAYGADLTINPRDEDALAAVRALTGGYGCDVYIETTGVPAGVTQGLELIRKLGRFVEFSVFGAETSADWSIIGDRKELDVRGAHLGPYCYPIAIDLLARGLVTSKGIVTHDFSLEEWDAAIRTAQSLDSIKVLLRPAR, from the coding sequence ATGACCGAACCCACCCCCCCATCGATGACCGCGATCGTCTGCCACGCGCCCGAGGACTACCGCGTCGAACGCGTCGCACGGCCGCGCGCCGGCCCGAACGAACTGGTGATCCGGATCGCCGCGTGCGGGATCTGCGCGAGCGACTGCAAGTGCCACGCGGGCGCGAAAATGTTCTGGGGCGGCCCGAGCCCGTGGGTCAAGGCGCCCGTGATTCCCGGCCACGAATTCTTCGGCTACGTCGACGAACTCGGCGAAGGCGCGGCCGCCCACTTCGGCGTCCGCGCCGGCGAGCGCGTGATCGCCGAGCAGATCGTGCCGTGCGGCGCGTGCCGCTATTGCCGCGGCGGCCAGTACTGGATGTGCGAGGTCCACCACATCTTCGGCTTCCAGCGCGGCGTGGCCGACGGCGGCATGGCCGAGTACATGCGGATCCCCGCGACCGCGCGCGTGCACCGGATCCCCGACGGCATCTCGATCGAGGACGCCGCGATCATCGAGCCGCTCGCCTGCGCGATCCACACCGTCAATCGCGGCGAGATCCAGCTCGACGACGTCGTCGTGATCGCGGGCGCGGGGCCGCTCGGCCTGATGATGACCCAGGTCGCGCGGCTCAGGACGCCGCGCAGGCTGGTCGTGATCGACCTCGTCGACGAACGGCTCGCGCTCGCGCGCGCGTACGGCGCGGACCTGACGATCAACCCGCGCGACGAGGATGCGTTGGCCGCCGTCCGCGCGCTGACCGGCGGCTACGGCTGCGACGTCTACATCGAGACGACCGGCGTGCCCGCCGGCGTCACGCAGGGACTGGAGCTGATCCGCAAGCTCGGCCGCTTCGTCGAGTTCTCGGTATTCGGCGCGGAAACCTCGGCCGACTGGTCGATCATCGGCGACCGCAAGGAACTCGACGTGCGCGGCGCGCATCTCGGGCCATACTGCTATCCGATCGCGATCGACCTGCTCGCGCGCGGCCTCGTCACCTCGAAGGGCATCGTCACGCACGACTTCTCGCTGGAGGAATGGGACGCGGCGATCCGCACCGCGCAATCGCTCGATTCGATCAAGGTCCTGCTGCGGCCCGCGCGCTGA